ACGCAGTTCCAGCTGTTATTTTTACCTCGCCAGAAATCGCGACGGTGGGCATGACTCTCGAACAGGCGCAAGAGGCGGGCCGCACCTCAGCTGTTGCGGGAAAGTTCCCCTTCCAGGCGCTAGGCAAATCTATCGCATCGCAAGAAACAGAGGGCTTTGCTCAAGTGGTTACCGATCAGAAGACAGGTCAGATTCTGGGAGCTCAGATCGTCGGCCACGACGCATCGGCGCTCATTGCTGAGATGGCGCTTGCTATCTCGAGCGAGCTCACAATCGAATCTGTCTCGGATACGATCCATGCGCATCCAACTACGCCAGAGGCGTGGCTTGAGGCAGCTCTCCTCGCTCAAGATACGCCCATCCACTTTCCGCCTAAGGTTAGAAGATGAGTGACTCTCCGCGCAGACTCAATATTCTGCCAGCTAACCAAGAGCCAGAAAGTGGCGAAGAGGCCGCTGTAAAAAGAGGCCGCTTCCCCTCCTGGCTACACCGCAGGCTGCCCGAGGGGGGCTCTCTTTTTAAAACGGGAGCGGTGCTTGAAAAGTATAAGCTCAATACTGTCTGCGAAGAGGCGAAGTGTCCTAACCGCCTTGAGTGCTATAATAAGAAGACGGCGACCTTCCTCGCACTCGGAAAGGAGTGCTCCCGCAACTGCGGATTCTGCGATATCGATTTTTCTAAACAGCCCAAAGGGCCCGAAGCAGATGAGCCTCTGCGCATCGCACTCTCTGTAAAGGAGCTGGGATTAAAGCATGTGGTGATCACGATGGTTGCCCGCGACGATCTGCCAGATGGCGGGGCCGCCCACATGGCTGAGATCATCCGCGAGGTACGCCGCCACGATCCGGAAGTGACCATCGAACTGCTTACCTCCGACTTCAACGGCAACCTCGCTTCAGTCGACCGAATTCTTGAAGAGCGGCCGGAGATTTTTAACCATAACATCGAAACTGTCAGGTCTCTAACTCCTCGCGTTCGCCACAAGGCGACCTATGAACGGACGCTTGCAGTGCTTAAGCATGTCAAAGAGAGCGGCAAGGTCCTCTTTGTAAAGTCGGGCATCATGCTCGGCTTAGGGGAAAGTGAAGCCGAGGTGAAAGAGACGATTGCGGATCTCCATGCTGCCGGCTGCGATATCATCACCATTGGCCACTACCTTCAACCCAATCGTAAAAAACTAACTGTTAAAGCCTTTATCCCCCCGGAAAAGTTCAAAGAGTATGCCGACTTTGGAGAGAGCTTGGGCGTCCGCTACGTCTATGCGGGTCCTTTTGTGCGATCTAGCTACAATGCCCACGAAATTAAGAACCTGGCTTCTATAAAATAATTATTTGAATTCTCCTCTCTATTATGTTAAATAATAATTTTAACCTATTTAGAGAAGTGGGATGGGCTCTGTCAGGCAACATCGGGAGATCCCGGGCGAAGTCGCTAGCATTGTACTAGCGGGTGGTGAAGGAACGCGCCTATTTCCCCTGACTCAGTCGCGCTGCAAGCCAGCTGTCTCTTTTGGAGGGCGCTACCGCCTCATTGATATCCCTATCTCTAACTCTCTGAATTCCAATATCAACCGCATCTATATCATCTCTCAGCATCTCGCTGCAGATCTGAACCAGTATGTGAAGAGCTGCTTCACACCCCACCAGTTTCAGAGGGGAGATATTCAGCTGCTCACTCCGATAGACACTCCCCAGAGAAAGGTCGTTTTTAAGGGAACCGCCGATGCAGTGCGCCAGAACATCGACCATCTGATTAAATCCTCTGCGGAGTACTTCTTAATTCTCTCTGGGGATCAGCTCTACAACGCGAACTTCATGTCGATGGTGAACTTTGCCAAAGATACGAATGCTGATCTAGTGATCGCAACAATCCCTGTAGAAGAGGCGGAAGCCAAACGGATGGGGCTATTGAGAATTGACGCAACGGGGCATGTGGAGGGGTTCTTCGAGAAACCGAACACTCCCGAGCTGCTCAAGCTCTACGAACTTCCTGAAGGCCACTTTACCGAGAAAAAGCGGCCGGGAGTTAAGGGGCCTCACTATCTGGGGTCGATGGGAATCTACGTCTTTAAACGTTCTTGCCTGATCTCGCTGCTAAGAGAAGAGGGCGAAGACTTTGGAAAGCATCTAATTCCACTCCAGGTCAAACGGGGGAGGACCTACTCCTATATCTTTGATGGTTACTGGGAGGACATTGGAACGATCGCCTCCTACTACAAAGCGAATCTGGCTCTTCTTTCGAATAAGAACTGTCTCGATATGTACG
This window of the Chlamydiales bacterium genome carries:
- a CDS encoding glucose-1-phosphate adenylyltransferase; the protein is MGSVRQHREIPGEVASIVLAGGEGTRLFPLTQSRCKPAVSFGGRYRLIDIPISNSLNSNINRIYIISQHLAADLNQYVKSCFTPHQFQRGDIQLLTPIDTPQRKVVFKGTADAVRQNIDHLIKSSAEYFLILSGDQLYNANFMSMVNFAKDTNADLVIATIPVEEAEAKRMGLLRIDATGHVEGFFEKPNTPELLKLYELPEGHFTEKKRPGVKGPHYLGSMGIYVFKRSCLISLLREEGEDFGKHLIPLQVKRGRTYSYIFDGYWEDIGTIASYYKANLALLSNKNCLDMYDEILPIYTKPQQLPNPVIHQTHIENSVIGMGAIVEAQEITGSIVGLRAQIKKGTVIRNSIISGHKSYVGEFSIGENCRIEKAIIDEHSSIGNNVQLINRENLQKYDGDGVYIRDGIIIIPSGTHLPDGFTI
- the lipA gene encoding lipoyl synthase, producing the protein MSDSPRRLNILPANQEPESGEEAAVKRGRFPSWLHRRLPEGGSLFKTGAVLEKYKLNTVCEEAKCPNRLECYNKKTATFLALGKECSRNCGFCDIDFSKQPKGPEADEPLRIALSVKELGLKHVVITMVARDDLPDGGAAHMAEIIREVRRHDPEVTIELLTSDFNGNLASVDRILEERPEIFNHNIETVRSLTPRVRHKATYERTLAVLKHVKESGKVLFVKSGIMLGLGESEAEVKETIADLHAAGCDIITIGHYLQPNRKKLTVKAFIPPEKFKEYADFGESLGVRYVYAGPFVRSSYNAHEIKNLASIK